The segment TGCAAGAATTTGTCGACCAGCAATGATAGATGCTGTTGCTTCAATAGGATTTTCAATTATATCGCTAGCAGCAGAATATAATCCTAATACAGCTCCTTCAATAATTGCCTGACCATAATCAATTAATGTCCAACAGAAATCAGCAATATACATAGCTTTATCTGTAAGGCCTACATGATTATAGGCAACTATTGATGCAGAATAATCAATTAATGCTTCTTGATGATCATGCAATGCTGAATGTGCAGGTAAAGAACTAATGCGCTCAAGAATATTAAGAGATTCGTTATGCAGAGCCAGTTGTAGCGGGTTGCCTGTACATTGGTTAAATTGATTTTCATCATGGCCATGATTATGTAATAGTTGTTTGATGTTATTGTTTAAGTCATATATTTTTGTTTTATGCGCAGTAATATTCGCATTGCACATATCATTATATATTTTTAATCGTTTCTCAATGGCAAGAGATAATGATGGTATATAAGTGCGATATATAGAATCTAATATTTTGTATTCAGATATGCATTCATGAAATGTCGAAATCATTCGTTTGGTGTTTATTTCATCATACAAAAATTGTATACGTTTTTTTAATCCTGGATAATATGATCCTGAGAGAGTAGATAAAAATTTTTTGAACGAAGTAAGATTGTTAAGTTTTTTGTGGAGTTGATTTATTGTGTTTTCATAGTCAGGATATGTTTTTGCAAGTTTTACAAATTCATCAGATGTGTATAAACGGTCGTAATTTAAAATTTGGCTTTCTGTAAATCCACAAGCGTCAAAATAGTGTTTATAGTGCTCGATCGTATAGTGTGGTGATATGCCTCTTGTTTTAACTATTTCGTTATAATATGTTTGCTGCGAAGGGAGCCATTTAGCATCATTAGAATGGATGCTATGAGAGTTGGCATGTGATATATTTATAGCTTGTAATACGTGTGGTTCGTGAACAAAATGCATATCAGAGGGATTGGTAAACCCTATGGCAAGTAAAAATAGTATAAAAATGCGATATTTTATATGCGTTAGATTCATTACTATCTCTTTGATATTTTAAATCTCTATATTCTGATCATTGGTCAGAAGCATGAAAAGCGTAAGCTAAAG is part of the Candidatus Babeliales bacterium genome and harbors:
- a CDS encoding polymorphic toxin type 17 domain-containing protein, which gives rise to MNLTHIKYRIFILFLLAIGFTNPSDMHFVHEPHVLQAINISHANSHSIHSNDAKWLPSQQTYYNEIVKTRGISPHYTIEHYKHYFDACGFTESQILNYDRLYTSDEFVKLAKTYPDYENTINQLHKKLNNLTSFKKFLSTLSGSYYPGLKKRIQFLYDEINTKRMISTFHECISEYKILDSIYRTYIPSLSLAIEKRLKIYNDMCNANITAHKTKIYDLNNNIKQLLHNHGHDENQFNQCTGNPLQLALHNESLNILERISSLPAHSALHDHQEALIDYSASIVAYNHVGLTDKAMYIADFCWTLIDYGQAIIEGAVLGLYSAASDIIENPIEATASIIAGRQILAYQLCKIIYNVADIGLTAIVDVCQAKEKWNNYSEPLNNIITAIQNKKMSLRDAIENGTALAVGWKAQSKLLSGLGKFCTSIKQKSVHFAQNNPLLSPQEYLATPDGLLLKATSQSTRLKQSGQLSTTINVKNSVENKVANHKSIKRLIKDAKLPTKGKLWYVPPKKLHISDGLPRTRWHDKRTGFIDRFDNVWLRGKSRTIGQDFEWDVQLSPQGQSKVGWMTRDNSHLNVSLNGRVTHK